The proteins below come from a single Aegilops tauschii subsp. strangulata cultivar AL8/78 chromosome 6, Aet v6.0, whole genome shotgun sequence genomic window:
- the LOC120966419 gene encoding uncharacterized protein isoform X2, giving the protein MTEATEPTPPEPPPAPPTAVIEEPAEELHERAPASAVAEPPPVRSPVPAVAGSGQPSASSEVKQGEADRSGSDPRPPHGDRGLSQRDPGGSPSPHSDRDAGVLNPTRWRIRFAVVRNGEAWFDGFLHAHSSSCCRVMMDHDKYILAGRYLDGGEHISEGYLPSHCADPYVVATHSDGGQGAFGYWIYPMGDGSTGYFQLVWMAVM; this is encoded by the exons ATGACTGAGGCAACCGAGCCGACGCCGCCGGAGCCACCGCCCGCGCCTCCGACCGCGGTGATCGAGGAGCCAGCAGAGGAGCTGCACGAGCGGGCGCCTGCGTCCGCGGTGGCCGAGCCGCCACCTGTGAGGTCGCCCGTGCCCGCGGTGGCCGGATCAGGGCAGCCATCTGCGTCGTCGGAGGTAAAGCAAGGTGAGGCAGATCGCAGCGGATCTGACCCACGGCCGCCGCATGGGGACCGCGGGCTCTCGCAGAGGGATCCTGGCGGATCGCCTTCTCCGCATTCCGATCGAGATGCGGGTGTTTTGAATCCAACACGGTGGCGGATTCGTTTCGCCGTCGTCCGGAATGGAGAGGCCTGGTTTGACGGATTCTTGCATGCACATTCTTCGTCGTGCTGCAGGGTGATGATGGATCATGACAAATACATCCTCGCTGGCCGGTACCTCGACGGCGGCGAACACATCTCCGAAG gttatcttccgagccactgcgctgatccgtatgtggtcgctactcactccgacggaggccagggagcgtttggttactggatctatccgatgggagatggtagcacgggtTATTTTCAActggtttggatggcggtcatgtaa
- the LOC120966419 gene encoding uncharacterized protein isoform X1, with the protein MRTTAEVLVLPIGDVTVLGGGLGQEALAPSSPAMVGRGRRLEASAPPSPVEVGPAVLAMAVAPEGRLSPAQTPGLLQMTLTKVVASPTCLQAGSGGEWGQAAPALTPPRSPLGGPTSVLAASGGERGQVAQRSPPPRSPGPVPADLGASLGDVAWPRVGGGACGLIPNMATREEVIAFGGISDPVTEGRRMSCRLQDQPDVDDMQVRCAKRAAKLHDIEVTTGYLPSHCADPYVVATHSDGGQGAFGYWIYPMGDGSTGYFQLVWMAVM; encoded by the exons ATGAGGACTACGGCGGAGGTACTGGTGTTGCCGATCGGCGACGTGACCGTCTTGGGAGGGGGACTCGGGCAGGAGGCCTTGGCTCCCTCCTCTCCTGCGATGGTCGGGCGAGGGAGACGGCTGGAGGCCTCGGCTCCCCCCTCTCCTGTGGAGGTCGGGCCGGCAGTGCTTGCGATGGCCGTTGCTCCCGAGGGCCGGCTATCACCTGCACAGACGCCGGGGCTGCTCCAGATGACACTAACCAAGGTGGTCGCGTCTCCCACCTGTTTGCAGGCCGGGTCGGGTGGGGAGTGGGGGCAGGCGGCCCCCGCACTCACGCCGCCTCGCTCGCCTTTGGGCGGGCCGACGTCAGTGCTCGCCGCGTCAGGTGGGGAGCGTGGGCAGGTGGCCCAGCGCTCTCCTCCCCCACGCTCGCCGGGGCCGGTGCCTGCGGATCTTGGCGCCTCTCTGGGTGATGTAGCCTGGCCGCGCGTTGGGGGTGGGGCTTGTGGCCTTATCCCTAACATGGCCACTCGGGAGGAGGTCATCGCTTTTGGAGGCATCTCGGATCCTGTTACTGAGGGGCGGCGGATGAGCTGCCGTCTCCAGGACCAGCCGGATGTTGATGACATGCAGGTGAGGTGCGCCAAGCGGGCGGCCAAGCTTCATGACATTGAGGTCACTACTG gttatcttccgagccactgcgctgatccgtatgtggtcgctactcactccgacggaggccagggagcgtttggttactggatctatccgatgggagatggtagcacgggtTATTTTCAActggtttggatggcggtcatgtaa